One window of the Periophthalmus magnuspinnatus isolate fPerMag1 chromosome 17, fPerMag1.2.pri, whole genome shotgun sequence genome contains the following:
- the snap47 gene encoding synaptosomal-associated protein 47, with translation MSKDIAIHSWPSSYYLNTEKRWESGILSLTRTMVRFISNQSKESLASFQLSRIMEIKMETSSFIFSTLTILEEGNVKHWFGSLKPNRLVVYNVLEHFWRERLLSSNTDTRGAESQPSKGRQLINLMAGAQRRLEDTGRVLSHQGEQFDNMMQGLEKMDSDLDVADKLLSELESPSWWPFGKLPWKLQQEAKAEDAARAASTAAAAANRGPVRNRVISSIPAVVSKGADSDLKPGCLLVLVSSVEVRDTNCTLLHRFERSEVDEIRVHSPYEVSIKQRFIGRPDICFRLLSAKMPEAMAVLEMQYKKKVEFSPEYNVFKATPVTSPTDPQGALQGPLRGQGSELPGEVPAGGGLSQLQVHVQHQSVSQEEAQELKQMLQQLKSLVLEAETELERQDEVLDVLTNSADRTTMQIGKHTSRIKRLL, from the exons ATGAGTAAGGACATTGCGATTCACAGCTGGCCCAGCTCGTATTACCTGAACACTGAGAAGCGATGGGAAAGTGGTATATTATCACTCACGAGGACCATGGTACGTTTCATCTCTAACCAGAGTAAAGAAAGCCTTGCCAGCTTTCAACTCTCCAGAATCATGGAAATCAAAATGGAGACTTCTAGTTTCATCTTCAGCACCCTGACCATACTCGAGGAGGGCAACGTGAAGCACTGGTTTGGCTCGCTTAAACCGAACAGGCTGGTAGTGTACAATGTTTTGGAGCATTTTTGGAGAGAGCGGTTGCTTTCGTCCAACACTGAtacacgaggagcagagagccagccATCTAAAGGGAGACAGCTGATTAATCTAATGGCGGGGGCCCAGAGAAGGCTGGAGGACACTGGTAGGGTTCTTAGTCATCAGGGGGAACAGTTCGATAACATGATGCAGGGACTGGAGAAGATGGACTCCGACCTGGATGTGGCTGATAA ACTTCTGTCTGAGCTGGAGTCCCCGTCATGGTGGCCTTTTGGGAAACTCCCCTGGAAGCTTCAGCAGGAGGCGAAGGCAGAGGACGCAGCGAGGGCAGCTTCCACAGCGGCTGCAGCGGCTAACAGAGGCCCGGTCCGGAACAGGGTCATCAGCAGTATCCCTGCTGTGGTGTCTAAGGGGGCGGATTCGGACCTCAAACCTGGCTGCCTCCTGGTGCTAGTGTCGTCTGTGGAAGTGCGAGACACAAACTGCACACTGCTTCACCGCTTCGAACGCAGTGAGGTGGACGAGATACGAGTGCACAGCCCCTATGAGGTCAGCATCAAACAGAGGTTCATTGGGAGGCCAGATATCTGCTTCAGGCTGCTGTCGGCCAAGATGCCCGAAGCCATGGCGGTGCTGGAAATGCAGTATAAAAAGAAAGTGGAATTTAGCCCTGAATACAACGTGTTCAAAGCAACTCCTGTCACATCTCCAACTGACCCACAGGGGGCGCTTCAAG GTCCACTCCGGGGCCAGGGTTCGGAGTTGCCTGGGGAGGTCCCCGCTGGAGGAGGACTGTCCCAGCTGCAGGTGCATGTCCAGCACCAAAGTGTGAGCCAGGAGGAGGCGCAGGAGCTCAAACAG ATGCTGCAGCAGTTGAAAAGTCTGGTCCTGGAGGCGGAGACGGAGCTGGAGAGGCAGGATGAGGTCCTGGATGTTCTGACCAACTCAGCAGACAGGACCACCATGCAGATAGGCAAGCACACCAGCCGCATCAAGAGACTGCTCTGA
- the jmjd4 gene encoding 2-oxoglutarate and iron-dependent oxygenase JMJD4, which produces MDREAYRNCCSLVKITRQSYEQFWSSHFVDYIDKDLSYSKFFRKYLLPNHPCMFSKRFTQEWRCRQQWVTEEGKPNFQKLLQEFDQTPVPVANCNAKEYNANPKQAMPFKEFIQYWKEYIQNGHSSPKGCLYLKDWHMTRDFPEHNMYTTPVFFSSDWLNEYWDHLEADDYRFVYMGPKGSWTPFHADVFRSYSWSANICGRKKWLLYPPGQEEFLRDTHGNLSYDVTSSELQDKSLYPHSEEACQPLEIIQEAGEIIFVPSGWHHQVYNLEDTISINHNWLNGCNIDIMWQFLQNELSSVQKEIEEWRDTMDSWHQHCQVIMKACSGIDYSEFGSFLKIIADSRITFLNSCSSSNSSEYPRHQSEALCNLGSYHAAFDLQRVAHTIESLLCNEDFKRLDHSTMILQPDALLQQIKDTIQSTSGQHLLYQE; this is translated from the exons ATGGACAGAGAGGCGTATCGAAACTGCTGCAGCCTCGTCAAAATCACTAGGCAGTCCTATGAACAGTTTTGGTCTTCACATTTCGTAGATTATATTGACAAAGACCTGAGCTATTCCAAATTTTTCCGTAAATATCTCCTCCCCAATCACCCGTGCATGTTTTCAAAAAGGTTTACTCAGGAGTGGAGGTGCAGGCAGCAGTGGGTGACAGAGGAGGGAAAGCCTAACTTCCAGAAACTGCTGCAAGAATTTG ACCAGACTCCTGTGCCTGTAGCAAACTGCAATGCAAAAGAATACAATGCAAATCCCAAGCAAGCTATGCCTTTTAAAGAATTTATACAATATTGGAAGGAATACATTCAGAATGGACACTCTTCTCCAAAGGGATGCCTCTATCTCAAAGACTGGCACATGACAAG AGATTTTCCAGAACATAACATGTACACCACTCCTgttttcttctcctctgactGGCTCAACGAATACTGGGATCACCTTGAAGCGGATGATTACAGATTTGTATACATGGGTCCTAAAGGCTCATG GACCCCTTTCCATGCGGATGTGTTCCGCTCCTACAGTTGGTCTGCAAACATCTGCGGCAGAAAGAAATGGCTTCTGTATCCCCCGGGTCAAGAAGAGTTTTTAAGAGACACTCACGGGAACCTGTCATACGACGTAACCTCATCGGAACTGCAAGACAAAAGCCTGTACCCGCACTCTGAAGAAGCCTGTCAGCCTTTAGAGATAATTCAAGAGGCGGGGGAAATTATTTTTGTGCCGAGTGGCTGGCATCATCAAGTTTATAATCTG GAGGACACGATCTCGATCAATCATAACTGGTTAAACGGCTGTAATATTGACATCATGTGGCAGTTTCTTCAGAACGAACTGTCATCAGTGCAGAAAGAGATTGAAGAGTGGAGAGACACTATGGACTCATGGCATCAGCACTGTCAG GTGATCATGAAGGCCTGTTCTGGGATAGACTACTCGGAGTTTGGCTCATTTCTTAAAATCATTGCCGACAGCCGTATAACCTTTTTGAATTCGTGCTCCTCTTCGAATTCCTCAGAATACCCCCGGCACCAGTCCGAAGCCCTCTGCAACCTTGGGTCTTACCACGCGGCCTTTGACCTACAGAGAGTGGCCCACACCATTGAAAGTCTCCTGTGTAACGAAGACTTTAAGAGGCTAGATCACTCCACCATGATCCTACAGCCTGACGCACTGTTACAGCAGATTAAAGACACCATACAGTCCACCAGTGGGCAGCACCTGCTTTATCAAGAGTGA